A genome region from Penicillium psychrofluorescens genome assembly, chromosome: 3 includes the following:
- a CDS encoding uncharacterized protein (ID:PFLUO_005112-T1.cds;~source:funannotate), translating into MSEPETVIVIGAGVIGLTTALHIQQHLRRNQSLLLIARDLPSDTSVNYASPWAGAHYRPVPGSSPQSLREADQARRTYEYLRQIAAAEPGAGIRFVQGVEHLEAPPPEYLDEQSVRIVYSHLDEFRVLSPTELPRGVKWGVHYGTYVINSPVYCAHMLRKFILKGGRAMRGTLTDPREAFSLATNVKTVVNCSGMGFADPSSFIIRGQTCLVRNPVSATITRQNSDGSWSFCIPRPLDGGTIIGGTKQPHEWDPHPSPETRKRLLANAAKWFPFTPESGGQFDVVQDIVGRRPAREGGVRIEAEKLDGERYIVHGYGAGGRGFEISKGVAEDITTLMVEKGLVLGTARASL; encoded by the exons ATGTCCGAGCCAGAAACCGTGATCGTGATAGG AGCCGGCGTCATTGGCCTCACAACCGCCCTTCACATCCAACAGCACCTACGCCGCAATCAATCACTCCTCCTCATCGCCCGCGATCTCCCCTCCGACACATCCGTCAATTACGCATCCCCGTGGGCAGGAGCTCACTACCGTCCCGTACCAGGCTCGTCGCCACAATCATTGCGCGAAGCGGACCAAGCGCGGCGCACGTACGAGTACCTGCGCCAgattgccgccgccgaacCCGGCGCGGGCATCCGGTTCGTCCAGGGCGTGGAGCATCTGGAGGCTCCGCCACCGGAATATCTGGATGAGCAGAGCGTGCGCATCGTCTACTCCCATCTCGATGAGTTCCGGGTTTTGTCGCCGACGGAACTGCCGCGGGGTGTCAAGTGGGGGGTGCACTATGGGACCTACGTGATTAATTCGCCCGTGTACTGTGCGCATATGCTGCGCAAGTTCATTCTCAAGGGTGGGCGTGCGATGCGGGGTACGCTTACGGATCCGCGGGAGGCATTTAGTCTGGCGACGAATGTCAAAACCGTGGTCAATTGCTCGGGGATGGGCTTCGCGGACCCGAGCTCGTTCATTATCAGAG GTCAAACCTGCCTCGTCCGGAACCCCGTCTCTGCAACAATCACCCGCCAAAACTCTGACGGCTCGTGGTCCTTTTGCATTCCACGCCCACTGGACGGGGGAACGATCATCGGCGGCACCAAGCAGCCGCATGAATGGGATCCGCATCCCTCGCCAGAGACGCGGAAACGATTGCTCGCCAACGCGGCCAAGTGGTTCCCTTTCACTCCCGAGAGCGGCGGGCAGTTCGACGTCGTCCAGGATATTGTTGGGCGGCGGCCTGCCCGAGAAGGTGGTGTACGCATTGAGGCTGAGAAGCTTGATGGGGAGAGGTATATCGTTCATGGGTATGGGGCTGGTGGGCGCGGATTTGAGATTTCGAAGGGCGTTGCGGAGGATATTACGACACTCATGGTTGAGAAGGGATTGGTGCTGGGGACGGCGAGGGCTTCGCTGTAG
- a CDS encoding uncharacterized protein (ID:PFLUO_005111-T1.cds;~source:funannotate) has protein sequence METVLVVGATGNIGVSAVTAALRSKRNVLAIVRNQTSADKLVKYIGSSKGITFVEANVLSDSGVKGVVDQVRAGTLPAFQHVFSSVGGEYTTTPLLEITTSQLRRNFNTSFEANFFAYRDTIGYLLEQKNPASTWTICTGSQGDLATHPVPAMTQGALFPMTKAAARENESTNIRFNEIYLAFRVEVDELAVQHGVTKASDFGNVYEMILANPEVRSSRVRVEDVEDLKKLNYQKKF, from the exons ATGGAAACCGTACTTGTCGTCGGAGCAACTGGAAACATCGGCGTCTCAGCCGTCACGGCTGCCTTGCGCTCCAAGCGCAACGTCTTGGCCATTGTCCGCAACCAAACCTCCGCGGACAAACTCGTGAAGTACATTGGGTCGTCGAAGGGAATCACTTTCGTCGAAGCCAACGTTCTCTCGGATTCGGGGGTAAAGGGTGTCGTTGATCAAGTCCGAGCCGGCACGCTCCCGGCTTTCCAGCATGTGTTTTCCAGCG TTGGCGGCGAGTACACGACAACTCCCCTCCTGGAAATTACCACCTCCCAGCTACGCAGGAACTTTAACACTTCCTTTGAAGCCAACTTCT TCGCCTATCGGGATACCATCGGCTATCTGCTGGAACAGAAGAACCCTGCCAGCACATGGACAATTTGTACCGGGTCGCAGGGCGACTTGGCAACCCACCCGGTGCCGGCCATGACACAAGGCGCCTTGTTCCCCAtgaccaaggccgccgcccGGGAGAACGAGTCGACTAACATCCGTTTCAACGAAATCTACCTTGCGTTCCGAGTCGAGGTGGATGAACTCGCTGTGCAGCATGGGGTAACGAAGGCATCGGACTTTGGGAACGTGTACGAAATGATCCTGGCCAACCCCGAGGTCCGCAGTTCGCGTGTCCgggttgaagatgttgaagACCTCAAGAAGTTGAATTACCAGAAGAAGTTCTAG
- a CDS encoding uncharacterized protein (ID:PFLUO_005109-T1.cds;~source:funannotate), which translates to MPPKKQQNEPKKKKTVDDKTFGMKNKKGGSAKKQITQLQAQAQSNKTPDAKRKEAEKAQREADKRAADLAKKEALELFKPLRTQKVPFGVDPKTVLCIFYKQGNCEKGKKCKFSHDLNVERKAAKKDLYTDSRDDEEEETKKQDTMDNWDEAKLRDVVLSKHGNPRTTTEKVCKFFIEAVENQKYGWFWVCPNGGDKCMYKHSLPPGFVLKTKEQKAAEKALMDKSPLNTLTLEDWLESERHKLTGTLTPVNPETFAKWKKGRMDKKAAEEQAQKAKEATGRSMFEAGDWRDDESSDEEEDDDGFNLDALRMETEQLRNQKEEERLAKLAGSGVEVPPLSDAVIAQEAAG; encoded by the exons ATGCCgcccaagaagcagcagaatgagccgaagaagaagaagacggtcGATGATAAG ACCTTTGGCATGAAAAAC AAAAAAGGAGGCTCGGCCAAAAAGCAGATTACACAATTGCAAGCACAAGCCCAATCCAACAAGACCCCCGATGCCAAGCGGAAAGAAGCCGAAAAGGCCCAGCGCGAGGCCGACAAGAGGGCCGCCGAtctggcgaagaaggaggcaCTGGAGCTGTTCAAGCCCCTGAGGACACAGAAGGTGCCCTTTGGTGTTGATCCCAAGACGGTGCTATGCATTTTCTACAAACAGGGCAACTgcgagaagggcaagaagtGCAAGTTCAGTCACGACCTGAACGtcgagcgcaaggccgccaaGAAAGATTTGTACACTGACTCgcgcgacgatgaagaagaagagaccaagaagcaggaTACTATGGACAACTGGGATGAGGCGAAACTGCGCGATGTTGTTCTCAGCAAGCATGGCAATCCTCGCACGACCACCGAGAAGGTGTGCAAGTTTTTCATCGAGGCCGTCGAGAACCAGAAGTACGGCTGGTTCTGGGTGTGCCCCAATGGTGGCGACAAGTGCATGTATAAGCACAGTTTGCCTCCAGG GTTCGTCCTCAAGACCAAGGAGCAGAAGGCTGCTGAGAAGGCCCTGATGGACAAGTCGCCGCTCAACACCCTGACTCTGGAGGACTGGCTCGAGTCCGAGAGGCACAAGCTGACGGGCACCTTGACGCCCGTCAACCCAGAGACCTTCGCCAAGTGGAAGAAGGGCCGCATGGATAAGAAGGCTGCTGAAGAGCAGGCTCAGAAGGCCAAAGAAGCTACTGGTCGGTCGATGTTCGAAGCCGGCGACTGGCGCGACGATGAgagcagcgacgaggaggaggacgacgacggcTTCAACCTGGATGCTCTGCGCATGGAGACCGAACAGCTACGCAaccagaaggaggaggagcgccTGGCTAAGCTTGCCGGCTCTGGCGTGGAAGTTCCACCATTGAGCGACGCAGTCATCGCACAGGAGGCCGCTGGCTGA
- a CDS encoding uncharacterized protein (ID:PFLUO_005108-T1.cds;~source:funannotate), which yields MPDTLTPEVTWAQRSSTSEPERNYLIVNLKTPDVSKSDAKLDITSNNVSFSGPSKKGVTYSVSLDLFGEIDPENSKVNHTDREVELVLRKKELKEEYWPRLLKTDKKMHFLKTDFDKWVDEDEQDEAGEDDYANNFGGMGGPGGEEGGLSNIDFSKLGGMGGAGGMPDLSAMMGGMGGAGMPGAPGGEDEDDEDLPELEDAEESSKVQEVS from the exons ATGCCCGACACTCTGACTCCCGAAG TGACGTGGGCGCAGCGCTCGTCCACCTCGGAACCCGAGCGTAACTATCTCATCGTGAACCTCAAGACCCCCGACGTCTCCAAGTCGGACGCCAAACTCGACATCACCTCCAACAATGTTTCCTTCTCTGGCCCTTCCAAGAAGGGTGTAACATACAGCGTCTCGCTGGACCTGTTTGGCGAGATCGACCCCGAGAACAGCAAGGTGAACCACACCGACCGCGAAGTCGAGCTGGTTCTGCggaagaaggagctgaaggAGGAGTACTGGCCTCGTCTCCTGAAgaccgacaagaagatgcACTTCCTCAAGACGGACTTTGACAAG TGGGTcgatgaggacgagcaggatgAGGCCGGTGAGGACGACTACGCGAACAACTTCGGTGGCATGGGTGGTCctggtggtgaggagggCGGCCTCAGCAACATTGACTTCTCCAAGCTCGGCGGCATGGGTGGGGCGGGTGGCATGCCCGACCTCAGCGCTATGATGGGTGGTATGGGCGGTGCTGGCATGCCCGGTGCTCCtggtggcgaggatgaggacgacgag GACCTTCCCGAGCTCGAGGACGCCGAGGAGTCGTCCAAGGTCCAGGAGGTCTCGTAA
- a CDS encoding uncharacterized protein (ID:PFLUO_005106-T1.cds;~source:funannotate), producing MSANLDRSLDDLVGNRRKSGRRGGRRASASKPSTVGGVKKSTKSTKGTAKAAHPTPAATPSSKIIVSGLPADVTEANIKEYFTKSAGPVKKVMLTYNQNGTSRGIASIIFAKADTAAKAAKELNGLLVDGRPIKIEVVFDASHAPQVAAPKPLGERIAQKAQKAQPKPATAGKAANARGRRPTRGRGRGGRNPGRPQKTMEDLDADMADYFNENGPADASAPVNGAAAPAANASEDLGMGEIS from the exons atgtctgccaACCTGGACCGTTCtctcgacgatctcgtcggcAACCGCCGCAAGAGCGgtcgccgtggcggccgcCGCGCGTCTGCCAGCAAGCCCTCCACTGTTGGAGGCGTGAAGAAGTCCACCAAGTCCACCAAGGGTACTGCCAAGGCGGCCCACCCGACCCCGGCTGCGACTCCGTCTAGCAAGATCATCGTGAGCGGTCTG CCTGCCGATGTGACTGAGGCCAATATCAAG GAATACTTCACCAAGTCCGCAGGTCCTGTCAAGAAGGTCATGCTCACCTACAACCAGAACGGTACCAGCCGTGGCATTGCTTCAATCATCTTTGCCAAGGCCGACACCGCTGCCAAGGCTGCGAAGGAGCTGAACGGTCTCCTGGTTGATGGCCGTCCCATCAAG ATCGAGGTTGTTTTCGATGCATCCCACGCCCCCCAGGTTGCCGCCCCGAAGCCGCTCGGTGAGCGTATTGC CCAGAAGGCTCAGAAGGCTCAGCCCAAGCCTGCCACCGCTGGCAAGGCCGCCAACGCCCGTGGACGTCGTCCTACTCGCggccgtggtcgtggtggccgCAACCCTGGCCGTCCCCAAAAGACTATGGAGGATCTTGATGCCGACATGGCCGACTACTTCAACGAGAATGGCCCGGCTGATGCCAGCGCCCCTGTCAacggagctgctgcgccTGCCGCCAATGCCAGCGAGGACCTCGGCATGGGCGAGATTTCT TAA
- a CDS encoding uncharacterized protein (ID:PFLUO_005110-T1.cds;~source:funannotate) — MTEDEGGKGCNACGWTLDLQNRCHYDSHIKLFYGAGNRGVWSIGSDLILKDRPDGIPKTEVETLKYLASHTNIPVPKVVRDWVDRDERYFVLEERVDGQTLEKAWPSLSESQKKDIADQVSEIRKQLCSLTSTSIQTIDQGPCYPKLLFFDGKPHGPFNSDSELWDDLFLTFQEKSWPQQVLENLRKRVPKCEPYVLTHSDLNLSNIMVKDGKLAAILDWESAAYYPIWYEWIAASWAWTKEDAEWKKLLLESLDKHQDAMEFWEDLLSLRPYPNLNEEGLEVLKRLSSEQ, encoded by the coding sequence ATGACTGAGGACGAAGGTGGCAAGGGTTGCAACGCATGTGGATGGACGCTTGACTTACAAAACCGTTGCCATTACGACAGCCATATCAAACTTTTCTACGGTGCAGGCAACCGGGGCGTATGGTCAATCGGCTCTGATCTAATCCTCAAAGACCGCCCTGATGGTATTCCTAAAACAGAGGTAGAAACGCTAAAGTACCTTGCAAGCCATACCAATATACCAGTCCCAAAAGTCGTGCGTGATTGGGTCGATCGCGATGAGCGATACTTCGTTCTTGAAGAACGGGTTGACGGCCAAACCCTCGAGAAGGCATGGCCCTCGTTGTCTGAATCACAAAAAAAGGATATTGCCGATCAAGTCTCTGAAATTCGAAAGCAGTTATGTTCCCTCACGTCAACATCTATCCAGACTATCGACCAAGGCCCATGTTATCCGAAGTTACTATTTTTCGACGGCAAGCCACATGGGCCTTTTAACTCTGACTCTGAACTGTGGGATGACCTCTTTCTCACCTTTCAAGAAAAGTCATGGCCTCAGCAAGTCCTAGAGAACTTAAGGAAGCGCGTGCCAAAATGCGAGCCCTACGTGCTCACACATTCCGATCTCAATCTCAGCAATATCATGGTCAAAGATGGAAAGCTTGCTGCTATCCTAGATTGGGAGTCCGCTGCCTACTACCCCATTTGGTATGAATGGATCGCAGCGTCTTGGGCATGGACTAAAGAGGATGCGGAATGGAAGAAGCTTCTACTAGAGTCTTTGGATAAACATCAAGATGCAATGGAGTTTTGGGAGGATCTGTTAAGTTTGAGACCATATCCAAATTTGAATGAGGAGGGGCTGGAAGTCTTGAAAAGATTATCTTCAGAACAATGA
- a CDS encoding uncharacterized protein (ID:PFLUO_005107-T1.cds;~source:funannotate), whose translation MESLKAVFFGPDPATQMRKCNTLIRSNTRQLDRDLNQLKQLDSKTRQFIVSSSKRAQRNPSQAKQATSETKTFARELVRIRKQTARLTTSRAQLQSVGMQVNEAFSVRKIQGSLQKSTGIMKDVNTLVRMPELSSTMHQLSAELVKAGIIEEMVDDAITDTATFEDEEVEADTEIDKILQEVLKGKLDQAAAPRPATPTTETPAAEPEEEQFEDQEATLEQMRGRLEALKS comes from the exons ATGGAGTCCCTCAAGGCTGTTTTCTTCGGGCCTGACCCCGCGACTCAG ATGCGAAAATGCAACACTCTGATCCGTTCCAACACCCGCCAGCTGGATCGTGACCTCAACCAACTCAAGCAACTCGATTCCAAGACCCGCCAGTTTATCGTGAGCTCGTCGAAGCGCGCCCAGCGCAATCCATCCCAAGCCAAGCAGGCAACCAGCGAAACCAAGACCTTTGCCAGGGAGCTGGTGCGCATTCGCAAACAGACCGCCCGGCTCACGACCAgccgcgcccagctccagagCGTGGGGATGCAGGTCAACGAGGCGTTCTCGGTACGCAAGATCCAGGGCAGCCTTCAAAAGTCCACCGGCATCATGAAGGATGTCAACACCCTCGTCCGGATGCCGGAACTGTCGTCCACGATGCACCAGCTTTCGGCAGAATTAGTGAAAGCGGGGATTATCGAAGAGATGGTCGATGATGCCATTACCGACACCGCAACcttcgaggatgaggaggtggaagcgGATACTGAAATCGACAAGATTTTGCAGGAAGTGCTCAAGGGAAAACTCGATCAGGCTGCAGCTCCCCGGCCAGCCACACCCACCACGGAGACTCCAGCGGCAGAGCCCGAGGAGGAACAATTCGAGGATCAGGAGGCAACACTCGAGCAGATGCGAGGGCGGCTGGAGGCTCTGAAGAGCTGA